One bacterium genomic window carries:
- the tal gene encoding transaldolase, translating to MSHPIMKATLDLGQSLWLDYISRELMDSGGLERHVAEGLRGMTSNPSIFEKAIASSSDYDDDIRKGAAAGLGAHEVFENLAVADVSRACGMLVNVYRDSEGVDGYVSLEVSPKLAHDTQGTIDEALRLWQRVNRPNLMIKVPGTPEGLPAVLELLTRGVNVNITLLFTLDQYRQVLETYLRALEERHAKGEDLSRIASVASFFVSRIDSVADAQLEKIGRKDLLAKGAIANACLAYKHFLDVTASARWQKLAKAGAQVQRPLWASTSTKNPEYSDVLYVEELIAANTVNTVPPQTLSAFKDHGKPSARLMMNMAKASETIAEMRKLGVDIDKIAFDLIEDGVVKFAQSFDAMLAAIDSKLKAPMAV from the coding sequence ATGAGCCATCCGATCATGAAAGCCACGCTTGACCTCGGTCAGTCGCTTTGGCTGGATTATATCAGCCGCGAGTTAATGGATTCAGGCGGGCTGGAACGGCATGTCGCGGAAGGATTGCGAGGCATGACCTCAAATCCGTCCATATTCGAGAAGGCAATTGCTTCAAGTTCAGATTACGACGACGACATCCGTAAAGGGGCTGCCGCAGGACTTGGTGCGCATGAGGTTTTCGAAAATCTAGCCGTTGCCGATGTGTCACGCGCGTGCGGCATGCTCGTTAACGTTTACCGGGACTCGGAAGGTGTGGACGGTTATGTCAGTCTCGAAGTATCGCCGAAGCTCGCACACGATACGCAAGGAACAATAGACGAAGCGCTGCGTCTCTGGCAGCGAGTCAACCGTCCTAATCTCATGATCAAAGTGCCGGGAACTCCCGAAGGACTTCCGGCCGTGCTTGAACTTCTGACTCGCGGTGTGAATGTCAACATCACTCTTCTATTCACGCTCGATCAATACCGCCAAGTTCTGGAGACCTACTTAAGGGCGCTCGAGGAACGGCATGCGAAGGGGGAAGATCTGTCCCGGATAGCGTCTGTAGCAAGCTTCTTTGTGAGCCGGATTGACTCAGTCGCAGATGCACAACTTGAGAAGATTGGTCGGAAGGATTTGCTTGCAAAAGGCGCGATCGCTAACGCTTGTCTTGCCTATAAGCACTTCCTCGATGTTACCGCGTCTGCAAGATGGCAGAAGCTCGCAAAGGCGGGTGCACAGGTGCAGCGGCCGCTTTGGGCGTCCACGTCCACAAAGAATCCTGAGTATTCGGATGTGCTCTATGTTGAGGAACTAATCGCCGCAAACACGGTCAATACGGTCCCGCCGCAGACGCTTTCGGCTTTCAAGGATCATGGCAAGCCGTCCGCAAGGCTAATGATGAATATGGCCAAAGCGTCCGAGACAATCGCAGAAATGAGAAAGTTGGGAGTGGACATTGACAAAATCGCCTTTGATCTCATCGAAGACGGAGTCGTGAAGTTCGCGCAGTCCTTTGATGCGATGCTCGCGGCGATTGACTCAAAGCTTAAAGCCCCGATGGCTGTATAA
- the tkt gene encoding transketolase — MSEALDRLSINTVRGLAIDAVQAANSGHPGLPLGAAVMGYTIFQRHLRHNPLDPAWVNRDRFVLSAGHGCALLYSLLHLTGYDLPLEQLKKFRQWGSITPGHPELGLTPGVEATTGPLGQGVGNIVGIAIARNILASMFNRYGHEVINFRVFGICSDGDLMEGVSAEAASLAGHLGLGSIVMLYDDNHITIDGSTEIAFTEDVGARFESYGWQVLACDGMDAAEVDQAIREGIAETERPTLIRCRTQIGYGSPNRAGTSKVHGAPLGEDELILTKKSLGLPENEKFYVSSEVFKHMGAARQTGAERQAAWQSLLEKSFASHPGLQHEWQTFWSRRLPEHWADALPKWKTSDKPIATRKASELCLHALKDLPWLVGGSADLVESNLTYLEGRGDFQKDTHHGRNIRFGIREHGMGAILNGIASSGPFMAFGATFMTFLDYMKPSVRIAALSHLPVCYIYTHDSIGLGEDGPTHQPIEQLTHMRATPNLWTMRPADANETAECYRVALERTDGPVALCLTRQALPVLDYAGERMPVELGAYIIADADNGRPDVILLASGSEVEIAVSARALLAKEGVTARVVSVPCQELFDKQPLAYREQVLPPDIRARVAIEAGATQGWWKYVGLDGDVVGLDRFGASAPAKTLYEKFGLTAENVTARALTVLSKAGR, encoded by the coding sequence ATGTCAGAAGCATTAGACAGACTTAGCATAAACACCGTGCGCGGATTAGCCATTGATGCCGTACAGGCGGCCAATTCCGGTCATCCCGGGCTGCCTCTAGGCGCGGCGGTGATGGGATACACGATATTTCAGAGGCACCTTCGCCACAATCCGTTGGATCCTGCGTGGGTCAATCGCGATCGCTTCGTGCTTTCCGCAGGACACGGCTGTGCGCTGTTATACTCACTGCTTCACCTGACCGGATATGACTTACCACTTGAGCAACTGAAGAAGTTCAGACAGTGGGGAAGCATCACACCCGGGCATCCCGAATTAGGCTTGACTCCGGGTGTGGAAGCCACCACCGGACCGTTGGGACAGGGAGTAGGCAACATTGTCGGTATCGCCATTGCGAGGAATATACTCGCCTCGATGTTCAACCGGTATGGACACGAAGTGATAAACTTCCGCGTATTCGGCATCTGTTCGGATGGAGACCTGATGGAAGGTGTAAGCGCGGAAGCGGCGTCACTGGCAGGTCATCTGGGGCTCGGATCCATTGTGATGCTGTATGACGACAACCACATTACTATTGACGGTTCAACCGAAATTGCCTTTACCGAAGACGTCGGTGCGAGGTTTGAGAGTTACGGATGGCAGGTGCTGGCATGTGATGGCATGGACGCTGCGGAAGTTGATCAGGCCATTCGCGAAGGAATCGCAGAAACGGAAAGACCAACACTCATCCGTTGCAGGACTCAAATCGGATACGGTTCGCCCAATCGTGCCGGAACCTCCAAAGTGCACGGAGCGCCGCTTGGAGAGGATGAGCTCATATTGACGAAGAAGTCGCTGGGATTGCCGGAAAATGAAAAGTTCTACGTATCGTCCGAGGTTTTCAAGCACATGGGCGCAGCGCGGCAAACTGGTGCGGAACGGCAGGCGGCCTGGCAGAGTTTATTAGAAAAGTCCTTCGCATCGCACCCCGGTTTGCAGCATGAATGGCAAACGTTCTGGTCGCGCCGATTGCCGGAACACTGGGCGGATGCATTGCCCAAATGGAAGACGTCTGACAAGCCCATCGCTACCCGCAAGGCATCGGAGTTGTGTTTACACGCGCTGAAAGATCTGCCGTGGCTCGTGGGCGGGAGTGCGGATTTAGTCGAATCTAATCTGACGTATCTGGAAGGACGAGGAGATTTCCAAAAGGATACGCACCACGGACGAAACATCCGCTTCGGAATCAGAGAGCACGGAATGGGTGCGATACTTAACGGCATCGCAAGCAGCGGCCCGTTCATGGCATTCGGTGCGACGTTCATGACATTCCTGGACTACATGAAACCGTCGGTTCGCATTGCGGCGCTTTCACACCTGCCTGTTTGTTACATTTACACACACGACAGCATAGGATTGGGTGAAGACGGTCCGACGCATCAGCCGATCGAACAGTTAACCCACATGCGGGCGACTCCGAATCTGTGGACGATGCGTCCTGCCGATGCCAATGAAACGGCCGAGTGTTACCGGGTTGCTCTGGAGCGGACGGACGGGCCGGTCGCGCTATGTCTGACTCGTCAGGCGCTTCCGGTGCTTGATTACGCCGGAGAGAGAATGCCGGTCGAGCTCGGGGCGTACATCATTGCGGACGCGGATAACGGACGCCCCGATGTCATTCTTCTCGCGAGCGGAAGCGAAGTGGAGATTGCTGTCAGTGCTCGTGCGTTGCTCGCAAAGGAAGGAGTAACAGCACGTGTCGTGTCGGTTCCATGTCAGGAATTGTTCGACAAGCAGCCGTTGGCCTATCGCGAACAGGTCTTGCCGCCTGACATTCGCGCGCGAGTTGCAATTGAAGCGGGAGCTACGCAGGGATGGTGGAAGTATGTCGGGCTTGACGGCGATGTCGTCGGATTAGACAGGTTCGGTGCGTCTGCTCCTGCGAAAACTTTGTACGAGAAGTTCGGGCTTACTGCCGAAAATGTGACGGCACGGGCACTGACGGTGCTTTCAAAAGCAGGGAGATAG
- a CDS encoding VCBS repeat-containing protein, with the protein VTWNNVIRETNFRVLRNGSTLATVAQDVLTYDDLTAVNGVRYSYAVVAFNECGDGATSPADSGGVLASLNAPTNVQATDNLCDSVVVTWMDNNSAPQETGHNILRDGVQIGSVGVNVTTFTDLTPEPGVVYAYTVQATGTGGPATSSPNSGGAAPLPGVPVLTLTDVTCDQILFTWVAGANTDTVLIYRDGVLVVAVAAQNGNSSIEIPTDGFHSYNAVGANECGRGDTSNTLTVQRDQLPPAVTSFDAQSVDCETVELGWDAPAGVDSIRIFRNTVLLTTVPVSPDVYIDVVGNGPQEVQYWYVSVNECGESMPSQAFLVNVEQAPTIPTNVTASNDECTTVTVTWSASQGEVNGYDIYRDGILIATVDASTLEYVDTPGDSDPHQYSISASSINCIDSEASVEATGSTLEQVGVPGNVTQQDDNCDMVTICWTAATGDLTGYVIYIDSDSVGSVLAGTTCFTWNGEPGTYSAQVAAYSALCGVGTLSSAIDVTIFAQPVAPPNFAATDDRCDNVVLTWGAQPEFTGVTAYRITRDGNEIFNGNSLNETRTFTDTGASIGAHTYEITALSSLEDCEDSAPSSDSGSLLPLPGTPTNVNASDTSCLDVYVTWTSGGGTVDGFIIFRNGNPIDTVGAGVFDYHDTGIAPGASADYAVMAFDNVCGNSAPSFSENGTRLLGPDAPTGVLASDDDCDEIAVSWNAAPGDVTEYRVYRDGILAGSVLPPQTNFVDAPAAGTYAYTVTAFSVNCGETAPSVADNGTRLPQMGQVTGVVASVDSCNGILVSWTAFTGAVSYNVSRGGGFIATVNAPTTQYFDNSVAEGVAHSYTIEAVNPCNTGLASAPAVGSRASTPGQVTGLTATNNLISQVCLNWTDVAGELSYQIYRDDILIATNSADDVDYCDLTATPGVTYTYTVAAANVCGEGDESAGAQGVAVFSLGQVTGVTATTTDCDDVCLSWTDISNETGYEILRNGVVLATVGADVVSYCDATVAPGECFTYTVRGFNVGGTGPESDSVQGCRRTVPSQVTGVTATSTNCNAVVLTWNDATDEDRYDVYRDGNLLVQNAGALTYTDNSAVPGVVYSYTIRAVNACGNAPFSTAVQGVRATVPPLVAGLVASVDVCGQITINWTDQLSETGYRVYRDGNFLTPIATLAANTVVYVDNITGSHTYHVRAFNDCGNGELGSGTSGIGLTVPGVATGITASENCGDVTVNWTAPAAGPIQEYRVLRNGVQIAVVPVGTTTYNDNDLAAGNYTYRIITANQCGAGAQSAQSNGVTVLPALVQVPTFTAVASPCFCVDITWGNVINEDGYFIYCDGAIVDTINANITSARYCPADTQSCVIQVAAFNSCGIGPLSQGISVTPNTYPIQVSGFAASENLCDRVRLTWSAYNQPGVTHLKLRRDGTPIAMLLAGNTSFEQLGIWPQSVYSIAALRVCAAGDTIESPLATDNGRTAPTPVAPTQMAASDDGCGFVTVTFNFTNVDGQDSVWIKRNGNVIARLAGGTAGQNRQYVDNAPLAQAATYQVCPVSNICGEGDCASDIGQAAPTAGTVTNVAATNDRCTSIIISWTGTQHALNYQVRRNGNLIATVPQGQFSYTDNVPTGTSNNYTVTATNACGSGPQSPTVPGSTIPLPPVPTGVNASDGLCNQVIVTWNEIAVATGYEVWRNNALLAEVPGGIETYTDLAVTPGTTYNYQVRGVNQCGLGTLSAATTGFSAQQVATVTNVVASTNLNDRVRITWNNVAQETGYEILRGFPPEVIATVGIDVTSYNDFSAAPGEEYEYRVRAFNGCGSGQMSAVSYGYRVPVDPIPFGVITVTEELFGCMSAVPADMDEDGDMDVVAAGMFSDKVVWYENNGTWAYIPHVIVENWDGARAVAVGDIDDDGDLDVAAVAQFADQLVWFRQNASGTFTTFVIANNYDGARDVLIVDLDRDGDKDLVTAACDVNDISWWRNNGSETFTRVVVDNNFVGARTVEVADIGNDNDWDILASAYEGGMLAWYSNGGGMVYTRHVLLENVYGASYINAARLNADNVLDIYFCVAQDALIGWIDGATQEFNYVTSLVPFPREMDAIDMDDDNRADLLLAANENQEISWWRNTDNRFYRNPITTTLIQASVVKGGDFDSDGDTDVLGAGEGTIKIWLSSLAEDIHGAELALPQDNGGTDQPYSQHVVPLNYELSSNYPNPFNPMTQIRFGLPEAQSVKLTVYDVTGREVARLADGAFGAGFHTVTFDASNLASGLYLYRIEAGEFVSSRKMILMK; encoded by the coding sequence GTGACGTGGAACAACGTCATTCGCGAGACAAACTTCCGCGTGCTTCGCAACGGTTCGACGCTGGCGACGGTCGCACAGGATGTGCTGACCTATGACGATTTGACGGCGGTGAACGGTGTTCGCTATTCTTATGCCGTGGTAGCGTTTAACGAGTGCGGTGACGGGGCTACCTCGCCTGCGGACTCGGGCGGGGTTTTGGCTTCGCTGAATGCGCCGACGAACGTGCAGGCAACGGACAATTTGTGTGATTCCGTTGTCGTCACCTGGATGGACAATAACAGCGCTCCACAGGAGACAGGGCACAATATTTTGCGCGACGGTGTTCAAATTGGCAGCGTTGGCGTGAATGTGACGACGTTCACCGATTTGACACCCGAACCGGGTGTTGTCTATGCCTATACGGTGCAGGCAACCGGCACCGGCGGTCCGGCAACCAGTTCCCCGAATAGTGGCGGCGCAGCTCCGTTGCCCGGCGTTCCTGTCTTGACCTTGACTGATGTAACGTGTGATCAGATACTGTTCACATGGGTGGCAGGCGCGAATACGGACACCGTTCTTATTTATCGTGACGGTGTGCTTGTCGTTGCAGTTGCCGCACAGAACGGCAACTCGAGCATCGAGATACCGACTGACGGTTTCCATTCCTATAATGCAGTAGGCGCGAACGAATGCGGTCGCGGTGACACATCGAACACGCTGACGGTTCAGCGCGACCAACTGCCGCCGGCTGTTACGAGCTTTGACGCACAAAGTGTCGATTGCGAAACGGTTGAACTTGGCTGGGACGCTCCGGCAGGCGTGGACAGTATTCGGATCTTCCGGAATACAGTTCTGTTAACCACAGTTCCGGTTTCTCCGGACGTTTACATTGACGTTGTGGGCAACGGACCGCAAGAAGTGCAGTATTGGTACGTGTCTGTCAATGAATGCGGAGAGTCCATGCCTTCGCAGGCGTTTCTCGTAAACGTCGAACAGGCACCGACGATTCCGACCAATGTGACCGCTTCCAACGATGAGTGCACAACGGTGACCGTGACATGGAGTGCATCGCAGGGCGAAGTAAACGGATACGATATTTACCGCGACGGCATTCTGATTGCGACCGTTGATGCTTCAACGCTGGAATATGTTGATACACCGGGTGACAGCGATCCGCATCAGTATTCCATTTCGGCGAGCAGTATTAATTGCATTGATTCCGAGGCCAGTGTCGAAGCGACGGGCAGCACGCTGGAGCAGGTGGGAGTGCCGGGTAACGTCACGCAGCAAGACGATAACTGCGATATGGTTACTATTTGCTGGACAGCAGCAACAGGTGACTTGACCGGATATGTGATATACATTGACAGCGACTCTGTGGGCTCTGTGCTTGCAGGGACGACCTGTTTTACGTGGAACGGTGAACCGGGAACCTATAGCGCGCAAGTTGCGGCCTATTCCGCGTTGTGCGGAGTTGGAACCTTGTCTTCTGCAATTGATGTGACCATTTTCGCTCAGCCGGTTGCGCCGCCAAACTTCGCGGCGACAGACGACAGATGTGACAACGTTGTCTTAACGTGGGGAGCTCAGCCTGAATTCACGGGAGTGACGGCCTATCGAATCACCCGTGACGGCAACGAGATATTCAACGGCAACTCGCTGAATGAAACGCGCACGTTCACGGATACAGGCGCAAGCATCGGCGCGCATACCTACGAAATCACGGCACTGTCGAGCCTCGAAGATTGTGAAGATTCGGCGCCGTCCTCTGATTCCGGTTCATTGCTGCCGTTACCCGGAACACCGACCAATGTCAACGCATCGGATACAAGCTGTCTGGATGTGTATGTGACGTGGACTTCAGGCGGCGGCACAGTCGACGGCTTTATTATTTTCAGAAACGGCAACCCGATTGATACGGTTGGTGCGGGTGTGTTCGACTATCATGATACGGGCATCGCACCGGGAGCTTCGGCTGATTATGCCGTCATGGCTTTCGACAATGTATGCGGAAACTCGGCGCCATCGTTCTCGGAAAACGGAACGCGTTTGCTTGGTCCGGACGCTCCGACAGGAGTTCTCGCATCTGACGATGACTGCGATGAAATTGCGGTATCCTGGAACGCGGCACCTGGTGACGTGACGGAGTATCGCGTCTATCGCGACGGAATTCTAGCAGGCTCTGTCCTGCCGCCGCAAACCAACTTCGTGGATGCTCCGGCAGCGGGGACTTATGCGTACACCGTTACGGCATTCAGCGTGAACTGCGGTGAAACGGCTCCGTCCGTTGCCGACAACGGCACGCGACTTCCGCAAATGGGTCAGGTGACCGGCGTTGTCGCATCTGTGGATAGCTGCAACGGAATACTTGTGTCGTGGACAGCATTCACAGGAGCGGTGAGCTACAATGTCTCGCGAGGCGGCGGATTCATCGCAACAGTTAATGCACCGACCACGCAGTATTTTGACAATTCCGTTGCTGAAGGTGTGGCGCACAGCTACACTATTGAAGCGGTTAATCCCTGCAACACAGGATTGGCATCCGCTCCGGCAGTTGGCTCGCGTGCGTCCACTCCTGGACAAGTTACTGGCTTGACGGCCACGAACAATCTCATCAGTCAGGTTTGTCTGAACTGGACGGATGTCGCGGGTGAACTTAGCTATCAGATTTACCGTGATGACATTCTGATTGCAACCAACAGCGCGGATGACGTGGATTACTGCGACCTCACGGCCACGCCCGGTGTTACTTATACGTACACGGTTGCCGCGGCCAACGTCTGCGGTGAAGGCGATGAATCTGCAGGCGCACAAGGTGTGGCGGTGTTCAGCCTCGGCCAAGTGACGGGCGTGACCGCGACCACGACGGATTGTGATGACGTCTGCCTGAGCTGGACGGACATCTCGAATGAAACAGGCTACGAAATTCTGCGCAACGGCGTGGTTCTGGCAACCGTTGGTGCAGATGTTGTAAGTTACTGTGACGCTACAGTCGCGCCGGGTGAGTGCTTCACGTACACCGTTCGCGGATTCAATGTCGGAGGCACGGGACCTGAGTCGGACAGCGTTCAGGGTTGCCGCCGCACGGTTCCGTCGCAGGTGACGGGTGTCACGGCCACGAGTACCAACTGCAATGCCGTGGTGTTGACGTGGAATGACGCAACGGATGAAGACCGTTACGATGTTTACCGCGACGGCAATTTGCTTGTGCAGAACGCCGGTGCATTGACGTACACGGATAACAGCGCGGTTCCCGGTGTTGTGTATTCCTACACTATTCGTGCCGTAAATGCCTGCGGAAACGCTCCGTTCAGCACAGCGGTTCAGGGCGTCCGCGCAACGGTGCCGCCGCTGGTGGCAGGATTGGTTGCGTCGGTGGACGTGTGCGGTCAGATAACGATCAACTGGACGGATCAGCTATCCGAAACGGGCTATCGTGTTTACCGCGACGGCAATTTCCTGACCCCGATTGCAACGCTTGCGGCGAATACGGTTGTCTATGTCGACAACATTACGGGTTCACATACCTATCATGTCCGGGCCTTTAACGACTGCGGAAACGGTGAACTTGGCAGCGGAACGAGTGGCATCGGTTTGACGGTACCGGGAGTTGCGACAGGAATCACTGCCAGCGAGAATTGCGGCGACGTGACGGTCAATTGGACTGCTCCGGCGGCTGGACCGATTCAGGAATATCGTGTTCTCCGCAACGGTGTCCAGATTGCCGTGGTACCCGTGGGAACGACAACTTACAATGACAATGACCTTGCGGCAGGAAATTACACGTACCGCATTATCACCGCCAACCAGTGCGGCGCTGGTGCGCAGTCCGCTCAAAGCAATGGCGTGACTGTTCTGCCCGCGCTCGTTCAGGTGCCGACTTTCACGGCCGTTGCCAGCCCGTGCTTCTGCGTGGATATTACCTGGGGCAACGTGATCAATGAAGACGGTTACTTTATTTATTGCGACGGCGCGATTGTGGACACGATTAACGCCAATATCACATCCGCCCGCTATTGCCCGGCAGATACGCAATCCTGCGTGATTCAAGTCGCGGCATTCAATTCGTGCGGCATCGGGCCGCTGTCGCAAGGTATCTCGGTGACGCCGAACACTTATCCCATTCAGGTGTCGGGATTCGCAGCGAGCGAAAATCTGTGTGACCGCGTGCGTTTGACGTGGAGCGCTTACAATCAACCGGGTGTCACGCACCTGAAACTGCGCCGGGACGGAACGCCTATCGCCATGTTACTTGCCGGCAACACTTCCTTTGAACAGCTTGGAATCTGGCCGCAAAGCGTGTACAGCATTGCCGCGCTTCGTGTTTGTGCCGCAGGTGACACGATTGAGTCACCGCTGGCCACGGACAACGGCCGCACGGCTCCGACACCGGTTGCGCCGACTCAAATGGCGGCGTCCGATGACGGCTGCGGGTTTGTCACGGTGACCTTCAACTTTACAAACGTAGACGGACAGGATTCCGTTTGGATTAAGCGCAACGGCAACGTCATCGCGCGTCTGGCCGGCGGTACGGCGGGACAGAACCGTCAGTACGTAGACAACGCTCCGCTTGCTCAGGCGGCGACCTATCAGGTCTGCCCTGTCTCGAATATTTGTGGTGAAGGCGACTGCGCAAGTGATATCGGTCAGGCTGCTCCGACCGCAGGTACGGTGACGAACGTGGCGGCGACGAATGACCGCTGTACGTCCATCATCATCTCTTGGACCGGAACGCAGCATGCGCTCAACTATCAGGTTCGCCGCAACGGGAATTTGATTGCTACGGTTCCGCAAGGTCAATTCTCGTATACAGACAACGTTCCCACCGGAACTTCAAACAACTACACGGTAACGGCAACGAACGCCTGCGGGAGCGGTCCGCAATCGCCAACGGTACCGGGTTCAACGATTCCGCTGCCGCCGGTTCCAACGGGTGTAAATGCCTCTGACGGACTGTGTAATCAGGTAATTGTGACATGGAACGAGATTGCGGTTGCGACCGGATATGAAGTGTGGCGCAACAACGCGCTGCTGGCTGAAGTTCCTGGTGGAATCGAAACGTATACAGACCTTGCGGTAACTCCGGGCACGACCTACAACTATCAGGTGCGCGGAGTGAATCAGTGCGGTCTTGGCACTCTTTCCGCAGCGACGACCGGATTCTCGGCACAGCAGGTGGCTACGGTGACGAATGTTGTGGCATCAACCAATCTGAATGACCGGGTTCGCATTACCTGGAACAACGTTGCGCAGGAGACCGGATATGAAATACTGCGCGGATTCCCGCCTGAAGTGATTGCCACGGTCGGAATCGACGTTACCAGCTACAACGACTTCTCGGCTGCACCGGGTGAAGAGTACGAGTATAGGGTACGCGCTTTCAACGGATGCGGCAGTGGTCAGATGTCGGCGGTTTCCTATGGATACCGTGTGCCTGTCGACCCGATTCCGTTCGGTGTTATCACTGTGACAGAAGAGCTGTTTGGCTGCATGTCCGCTGTTCCGGCTGACATGGACGAAGATGGAGATATGGATGTCGTTGCGGCCGGCATGTTCTCGGACAAGGTCGTCTGGTATGAAAACAACGGCACGTGGGCGTACATCCCGCATGTTATCGTTGAAAACTGGGACGGTGCGCGTGCTGTAGCTGTCGGTGACATTGACGACGACGGCGATCTTGACGTTGCCGCAGTCGCGCAGTTTGCCGATCAGTTGGTTTGGTTCCGCCAGAACGCCAGCGGCACGTTCACGACATTTGTCATTGCGAACAACTACGACGGCGCACGTGACGTTTTGATCGTTGACCTTGACCGTGACGGAGACAAGGACCTTGTCACTGCGGCGTGCGATGTCAATGATATTTCGTGGTGGCGCAACAACGGCAGTGAAACGTTCACGCGAGTTGTCGTGGACAACAACTTCGTCGGTGCACGCACTGTAGAAGTGGCTGATATCGGCAACGACAACGATTGGGACATTCTGGCATCGGCCTATGAAGGCGGTATGCTGGCTTGGTATTCGAACGGCGGCGGCATGGTGTATACGCGACACGTCCTGCTCGAAAACGTTTACGGGGCATCCTATATCAACGCGGCGAGACTTAATGCCGATAACGTGCTCGACATCTACTTCTGCGTGGCACAGGATGCGCTGATCGGCTGGATTGACGGCGCGACGCAGGAGTTCAATTATGTCACCTCGCTGGTTCCGTTCCCGCGGGAAATGGACGCGATTGACATGGACGATGACAACCGTGCCGATCTGCTGCTTGCTGCCAATGAGAATCAGGAGATTTCGTGGTGGCGTAACACGGATAACCGGTTCTACCGCAATCCGATTACGACTACACTGATTCAGGCATCAGTCGTGAAGGGCGGAGATTTTGACAGTGACGGCGACACCGATGTTCTCGGCGCGGGTGAAGGCACGATCAAGATATGGCTTTCAAGCCTTGCCGAAGATATTCACGGAGCGGAATTGGCGTTGCCGCAAGATAACGGCGGCACAGACCAGCCGTACAGCCAGCACGTTGTGCCGCTGAATTACGAATTGTCGTCCAACTATCCGAATCCGTTCAACCCGATGACGCAGATTCGCTTCGGATTGCCGGAAGCACAATCGGTCAAACTGACAGTGTACGATGTGACGGGCCGTGAAGTCGCACGACTTGCGGATGGCGCATTCGGCGCGGGCTTCCACACAGTCACGTTTGATGCGTCGAACCTTGCAAGTGGATTGTATCTATACCGCATCGAAGCGGGCGAATTCGTTTCGAGCCGCAAGATGATCTTAATGAAGTAA
- the rpiB gene encoding ribose 5-phosphate isomerase B, translated as MRLAIGSDHAGFHLKQELADWLKSIGHEVNDVGTHSTDAADYPDYAQKVGHEVIGQRAERGIIVCGSGVGACVAANKMKGIRAGVCHDTFSARQGVEDDDMNTLCLGARIVGGELAKEVLKAFLTAKFSGLERHQRRLNKVLAIEAAGK; from the coding sequence ATGAGGCTTGCAATTGGCAGCGACCACGCTGGATTTCATCTCAAACAGGAATTGGCTGATTGGCTCAAGAGTATCGGTCATGAGGTGAACGATGTTGGAACGCATTCAACCGATGCGGCCGACTATCCGGATTATGCTCAGAAAGTTGGCCATGAAGTCATTGGTCAGCGAGCCGAACGGGGGATCATTGTTTGCGGCAGCGGCGTGGGGGCGTGCGTGGCGGCAAACAAGATGAAGGGCATTCGCGCGGGTGTGTGTCACGACACATTTTCCGCGCGTCAAGGCGTCGAGGATGATGATATGAATACACTTTGTTTGGGAGCGAGAATTGTTGGCGGCGAGCTGGCAAAGGAAGTGCTTAAGGCCTTCTTGACCGCGAAGTTCTCCGGCCTCGAAAGGCATCAGCGCCGATTGAACAAGGTTCTTGCGATCGAAGCAGCCGGAAAATAG
- a CDS encoding carbonic anhydrase — translation MIWLCVLAMGTASLVFGSGNTSVWTSQSALENLQNGNERFVSGKPKVWDSGAAAREKLSTGQSPYACVITCSDSRVPPEEIFDTGLGELFVIRVAGNVTPADVVASADYAVGHLNCPVVVVMGHTRCGAVGAALSESEFAEPLNSLITQIKPHAEACQAKGYAPEEIFAGVVKENARAGAVHLLAGSRAIEQAVMDGKCVVLSAVYDIETGVVDWQSQLGKADVKSSKELISTKQLQKPISSTNRDGHDSEADKTQTARSTASSKARH, via the coding sequence ATGATCTGGCTGTGTGTCTTGGCAATGGGAACCGCTTCGCTCGTGTTTGGCAGTGGCAACACGTCTGTGTGGACGAGCCAATCCGCTTTGGAAAACCTGCAGAACGGAAATGAACGCTTCGTCTCAGGCAAGCCAAAAGTCTGGGATAGCGGTGCGGCAGCACGTGAAAAACTCTCGACCGGACAGAGCCCCTATGCATGTGTGATTACGTGCTCAGATTCGCGAGTTCCTCCGGAAGAGATTTTTGACACTGGTCTCGGTGAGTTGTTCGTCATTCGAGTAGCAGGAAATGTCACACCCGCTGATGTCGTAGCCTCGGCAGATTATGCAGTGGGTCATTTGAACTGCCCGGTGGTCGTTGTCATGGGACATACAAGATGCGGCGCGGTCGGAGCCGCACTTTCCGAGTCGGAATTTGCGGAGCCGCTGAACAGCCTGATCACTCAAATCAAGCCGCACGCCGAGGCCTGCCAAGCCAAAGGTTATGCACCCGAAGAAATATTCGCCGGAGTGGTCAAGGAAAATGCCCGCGCCGGCGCTGTCCATCTGCTGGCCGGCTCGCGTGCAATAGAACAGGCTGTGATGGACGGGAAATGCGTCGTGCTGTCGGCCGTCTACGATATTGAAACAGGGGTCGTAGATTGGCAATCCCAACTTGGTAAAGCGGATGTCAAGTCCTCGAAGGAACTCATTTCAACGAAGCAACTGCAAAAGCCGATATCATCGACCAACCGGGATGGTCACGATTCTGAGGCAGATAAGACTCAAACAGCAAGATCAACGGCAAGCTCCAAGGCACGGCATTGA